One genomic segment of Panulirus ornatus isolate Po-2019 chromosome 3, ASM3632096v1, whole genome shotgun sequence includes these proteins:
- the LOC139759748 gene encoding uncharacterized protein: protein MNGRLLIVVVLGAAYVGLADGIILATVGTAGVSVATAGLVAGAAAVGALAIGALAIAAKGRRRGKRETVSCLPFDNPELFFSMAANSDLLDCSRRFVCELEATAEENLAEEEILIRNVFSRSSTATNGTAGSLYAEAGRLGAIEGVAACATAFSTCPFDRKTIFLAFQDAKKTQ from the exons ATGAACGGTCGTCTCCTCATCGTTGTGGTCCTCGGCGCCGCCTACGTCGGACTGGCTGACGGCATCATCCTGGCGACTGTCGGCACGGCGGGAGTGTCCGTTGCCACCGCTGGCCTGGTCGCCGGCGCTGCAGCCGTAGGCGCCCTGGCTATCGGAGCCCTGGCTATAGCAGCCAAGGGCCGCCGCCGGGGCAAGAGAGAGACAGTCTCCTGCCTTCCCTTCGACAACCCGGAACTCTTCTTCTCCATGGCTGCCAACTCCGACCTCCTGGACTGTAGCCGCCGCTTCGTGTGTGAGCTGGAAGCGACTGCCGAGGAAAACCTGGCTGAGGAGGAAATCCTGATCCGCAACGTCTTCTC aaggagcagCACCGCCACCAACGGGACTGCCGGAAGTCTGTACGCCGAGGCCGGCAGGTTGGGTGCCATCGAGGGCGTCGCCGCCTGTGCCACTGCCTTCTCCACCTGCCCCTTCGACAGAAAGACTATCTTCTTGGCATTCCAGGACGCGAAGAAGACTCAGTAG